CGTTTCAGCAAGATGTAACAGAACTTCTTGTTTAGAGGCATTGACACTCTTCAGCTCAGTCTCGGTCTTTTCGAGTTTTTCTTCAGCTGACTTCACTTGTTCCCTTAAAGTGAGTACTTCTGAAACCATTTCTCGATTTTCCGCAATTGTTCCCTCAAGCTTTTGCACCAAAAGATCTTTCCCTTCGAGCTGTACAGTGAGATCTTCAAGCTTAGCCTTGAGTTCTGACTCTCGTTGTGCTGAACCATTCTGACTCAACTGGATAATCTGAAGACGGCCAACAAGCTCCTTTGAGATACCCATAAGCACCTCTGAAGAGTTTTCTGCTTCTAGAAACTGTCCCCATATAAACTCTGATGCTTCTTCCATCCTAGAAGATACCTCCTCTGTGTAGTGTAGCTTGAGTTTCAGCTCTTCTTCGTTTTGCTGGAACTCTATTAGCTTCTTCTCAAGCTCTAACTCTCTTGCTAATGACTTCTCAAGCATCCTCAGAGGATTTTTATGCCGTAGATCCGATGGTCTCAGCACATACTTCTGCCTTAAATCTTGACCACTTCCTAAATACCCCACTGACTCCTCGTTTTCACCTGCCAACATGTTTGTATTCAATGCACAAAACACTTTAACACAACCATATATTTTCTCTGTTTCATAATATGTGTCGTTTAAGGTTTTTGCACATAGATTAAGAAAATTGACAATTTTTCAGTTTTACTCCTATTTAATACTCTTTTTTTTTTTGCTAAGATGCACTATTTTATTTGATTTTGTTAATTGATATATTAAAAATATAAGGGTAAATGCTGGAAAATTTATTTAATACTCCCTCCGTTCCATAATATAAGATGTTTTGGAGAAGTTTTGATGTTTCAAAATATAAGATATTTTGATATTTTTAAGGTACTTTAACTTTATTGAAAATTGGTTAACCGATAACATTTTACTACATTATGTATGATTGGTTAACTTATTTTCATTTTATATTATTAATGACATTATCTTCTAAAAAAGTAAGTTTCTTAATTCTTGTGCATTCATGTAAAACATCTTATATTATGAAACAGAGGGAGTAGTATGCATTGGAAATGTAAAATAACACTTTTAATGAAACAAAAATTTAAAACTAAAATGAAACTTACTATGAATTAGAGGGAGTATGATCAATGCTTACTTGAGCCATTTCTTATGTAATGAAGCCTTCTTCGAAGCTGAGCTAACTGCAGAGTGATCTCTGAGACTTGTCCCCTAGACTGCTTCAAGGATTCTGCAGATTCACCCAACTTGCCTTCCATGAAGATAGAGTTTGGGTGTTTGCAAATAGATAACTTATAAGAAGTGTCAACTATTTGGGCTTCCAGCTCATCCAAAACCTCGTCCACCTCCTTCACCTCAGACTCCAATATACCGCATAGCAGATCAAACGTCAAAGCTTTCTCAAAGGAAGCTGCAGAGGAATCAAGTGTCCCCACCCCTTCAAGATCATTATCCCAAGCCAAAAGGTGCATAAGAAGAACATGCAGGTTCAGCAGTTTTTCACTCGTATAAGCCGAGTCCATCTCTAGCTTTGTCAGCAATCCTTCTATCCATTGCTCCTCCTCACTTCTACTAGACGAGGAGGCTTCACCGTGATTATACACATCTTCCTGAACGATTTCCTCCATCTTTGGCCTGGAGAATCAAATTTTCAAAGCTTCACTACGAAAAAGGAAACATTCTAACCCAATATATGGAAACCAAAATGAGTTTGTGACTATGAATGAATTTGTAAAGGTAAGGGCACAGTCTTTCCAATGGAGTTATCTTCTCCTAAGCAAGTACAATAACCTCTCTCTCACTACAATGGTACTCAATATTAATGTCACAATGGACACAATAATAGTTATGTTTCCTCAGATAGAAAAATGCCTACTTTGGACAAAAACCATATGCAAAGAGAACCCAACTTGTCAGACAGTGTAATGTAGCTACAATTCTGGTAAGACTTAACATTTAAGGAGATCCATCAACAAATGTTACTAACTTACTACTACAAAGATTCAAACTTTACCATTGAAAGATCAAAATTCAACAAGCGAGAAACAAAAAAAAAAATCAAGAAACAGAAATGGTCGGTTCCATTCACTTGGAACAGACAAGACAGAAGGTTCCGACAAGTCAAATAGGATCTGGAAAGAAAGTAACCTTACCGATGAAACTCTGCACGAGCTTTATCGAATAAACAGAGAGGTTTCTCCGTCGACGGACTCGAGTTTGGGGTTGGTTTCCAAGAGTACGAGAATGATAATGCTAAAATGCGCCGGGTTGTTTACAAGTCAGCTAACGATGCAGAAAGCGCGCGCATGATAGTTTTGTAGACTTGGATCGGAGTCGTGCGCACGTTAGCCGAGGGCTTTTTGTGGTGGACGTTGTACTTGTATTATGTTTTTGGAGAGGAGAGGAGAGGAGAGGAGAGGAGAGGAGCGGAAGAAACCACTTTTGGTTACAGCCAAAAAGGACTAAGATTGACAAAAATATATTCTCTACTGATATATACTATATCGTTAGACAGTTTAATGTAAATGTTTCAAAACTTTTTAAATATTCAAAAAAATTAGTTGAGCATATATTTTGTTCTTTAATGTGTAGATAAAAATGATACATTCACATTTAAGATTATGATTTCATTCATAAATAGTGATTTTTGTGTTTATAATGCAAAATTTTAGTATAATT
This genomic interval from Brassica oleracea var. oleracea cultivar TO1000 chromosome C2, BOL, whole genome shotgun sequence contains the following:
- the LOC106322186 gene encoding WPP domain-interacting tail-anchored protein 2 isoform X2 — protein: MEEIVQEDVYNHGEASSSSRSEEEQWIEGLLTKLEMDSAYTSEKLLNLHVLLMHLLAWDNDLEGVGTLDSSAASFEKALTFDLLCGILESEVKEVDEVLDELEAQIVDTSYKLSICKHPNSIFMEGKLGESAESLKQSRGQVSEITLQLAQLRRRLHYIRNGSSENEESVGYLGSGQDLRQKYVLRPSDLRHKNPLRMLEKSLARELELEKKLIEFQQNEEELKLKLHYTEEVSSRMEEASEFIWGQFLEAENSSEVLMGISKELVGRLQIIQLSQNGSAQRESELKAKLEDLTVQLEGKDLLVQKLEGTIAENREMVSEVLTLREQVKSAEEKLEKTETELKSVNASKQEVLLHLAETEDANESIKESLFEAESRAESGEAKIKEVDAANLELTEELNFLKDADDKKTKKVSSIEKQLRELEFQLQNSKVSSEASQEQQNMLYTAIWDMETLIEDLKSKASKAESRTETVEEKCVVVSTANSVLNKEVILLRQRAKSLEASLELANDEKEKNAQEITVRNKLLMDMVMQLSSERERIQEQLYSLAKENEKLRVNQCSMGSKFQRNKTYAGDKELPFNAESLQAGG
- the LOC106322186 gene encoding WPP domain-interacting tail-anchored protein 2 isoform X1; the encoded protein is MEEIVQEDVYNHGEASSSSRSEEEQWIEGLLTKLEMDSAYTSEKLLNLHVLLMHLLAWDNDLEGVGTLDSSAASFEKALTFDLLCGILESEVKEVDEVLDELEAQIVDTSYKLSICKHPNSIFMEGKLGESAESLKQSRGQVSEITLQLAQLRRRLHYIRNGSSENEESVGYLGSGQDLRQKYVLRPSDLRHKNPLRMLEKSLARELELEKKLIEFQQNEEELKLKLHYTEEVSSRMEEASEFIWGQFLEAENSSEVLMGISKELVGRLQIIQLSQNGSAQRESELKAKLEDLTVQLEGKDLLVQKLEGTIAENREMVSEVLTLREQVKSAEEKLEKTETELKSVNASKQEVLLHLAETEDANESIKESLFEAESRAESGEAKIKEVDAANLELTEELNFLKDADDKKTKKVSSIEKQLRELEFQLQNSKVSSEASQEQQNMLYTAIWDMETLIEDLKSKASKAESRTETVEEKCVVVSTANSVLNKEVILLRQRAKSLEASLELANDEKEKNAQEITVRNKLLMDMVMQLSSERERIQEQLYSLAKENEKLRVNQCSMGSKFQRNKTYAGDKELPFNAESLQEDERTREEPETDVEPEDHYASEKSSMNTEIRRAPNLRRILVLALAFVLSFILCFGVCY